In the Mastomys coucha isolate ucsf_1 unplaced genomic scaffold, UCSF_Mcou_1 pScaffold18, whole genome shotgun sequence genome, one interval contains:
- the Fam166b gene encoding protein FAM166B, with protein MAVVNIFIPGLSPENPHYIPGYTGHCPLLQFSVGQTYGQVTGFIPQAQFIFAKNCNQVWAEAMSDFTQRCRERESHELSGGTKGEKEVEKDQGPEAEEPQLKQKSAHVSPYSMDDTDPQKFFMSGERTWVVKGMGRPQDVLTQHLPHPQASRATCPVLPSSGFMGYAPRARFLRLHRLRAPCSLPLWRQLPCAHQPGAAGIWADVLTGQGTEGPQTSSHGFPAPTFRIWIFCFTREATWQVRRAPERLRGLWCVCRWGSWGNWNRQAQRDVSPILGFSFREET; from the exons ATGGCTGTGGTCAACATTTTCATCCCGGGGCTCAGCCCCGAGAATCCGCATTATATTCCAGG GTATACGGGACACTGCCCGCTACTTCAGTTCAGCGTGGGCCAGACCTATGGGCAGGTGACTG GTTTTATACCACAGGCACAGTTCATCTTTGCTAAGAACTGCAACCAGGTTTGGGCTGAAGCTATGAGTGATTTTACACAAAGGTGCAGGGAGCGGGAGAGTCATGAACTGTCAGGGGGAaccaagggagagaaagaggtggagAAAGACCAAGGGCCGGAGGCAGAGGAGCCACAGCTAAAGCAGAAGTCGGCACAT GTTTCCCCCTACTCCATGGATGATACAGATCCCCAGAAGTTCTTCATGTCAGGTGAGAGGACGTGGGTAGTGAAAGGCATGGGGAGACCTCAGGATGTCCTGACTCagcatctcccccacccccaggcttcaCGGGCTACGTGCCCCGTGCTCCCTTCCTCAGGCTTCATGGGCTACGCGCCCCGTGCTCGCTTCCTCAGGCTTCACAGGCTACGTGCCCCGTGCTCGCTTCCTCTTTGGCGGCAGCTTCCCTGTGCTCACCAACCAGGCGCTGCAGGAATTTGGGCAGACGTGCTCACGGGGCAGGGCACAGAAGGACCCCAAACCTCTTCCCACGGCTTCCCAGCCCCAACTTTCAGAATCTGGATCTTCTGCTTCACTAGAGAGGCTACGTGGCAAGTGAGAAGAGCCCCTGAGAGGCTCCGgggactgtggtgtgtgtgcaggtggggTTCTTGGGGGAACTGGAATAGACAGGCACAGAGAGATGTCAGTCCAATCCTGGGGTTTAGCTTTAGAGAGGAAACTTAG